The genomic DNA ACACACAGAGTAcagctgctgcccccccccctgaggCCCTGTCTGGAGCTTTCATTCCTGCTGCATGGTTGCcatctcttttttgttttcaatgaaAACCATCAAACTTAAAAAGATAgcttttttttacagatttgaATCTAGGCTACAATGCAGTGAAAAATGTTTGCTACAAAAGCTTGATTGGGTCAGTCGGATGGCTGAGAGGACTacttaatatgttttaatggCCTCTCATGCTGTTGGGTTGTAGAAAACCCTcttcacaaatatataatatgttgtatGTATGATGGGTTTGAAGAAAATGTCAAGTTTTTTACAAAAGAGAACAAAACGAGTACATTGGTGCAACCAGACAATTGAAAGGGCAGAAGGAGACAAAGATACCGCTGAGCATTTCAATAAgaacataacaaatatatatgtcgCCTTCTCGCAACCCTGCCATTTGACTCTGAATGAACCACTGACTACCATTCAGCCAGAATGAAAGAAGGAAATGGAGAACGACCTAACACCAAATTGGGTTACAGCAGTTACTGAACCTGCGGTTTTTGCAGGCAGTTCAGAAACACAATCATACATGTTTATTAAAGGGTGCAGATAGGTTTCTCTCCTGCTAAGGCCTGTCTCATCTCAAGCGGCATCCAATGAAGTATATGGTGCTTGTGTCAAAAGGTCTTTTCTGGAGTGTGGATATACAGGAAGTTGACTAAAGAGCTCACATAATGGCATTAGAGTAGACTTTGATTAATCCATGACCAGGCTGTTGGATCATTTCAGGCACACTATagcagaagaagagtgagtGGGCTGAAGCGTGGGGTCACGGAGGGAGATGAGGAACTCATACTCGCGCCACAAAAGGCTGTAGTGAGCGTATAAGAACGTCGAGAAcagagaaggaaggaagccagaaAGGAAGGAGGATGCAGTCATGGACCGCAAATTGAGAGAGTGGAGTGAATAGAAAGTTGTGTttagagaggaggaagatacTTGGAGACGTAGGTGGTGcacaagacagaaaaaaacaaatatatatcgATACCTATTCTCCCCTGAACTACAATATGTTTTAGCCGTCAAACGATTGCACTTTTTCAAAAGCAAGGATATAAAGGAGGACCACACAAGATAGGACAGATACAACTGTAGATCACTCACTTATTTCTCATTTCTTAAAAAGATTAATGTTTTTCACAGATCATGTGTGGCATTCTGTTTTTAacagggattttttttattttttttataatatcaGAGGGTTTGACAATAAATTTGTCTTTGgggaaacaaatatttatttaggaCTGCAACTATCGATTATTTGTACTATTGATTGGTTTGCAGGCCAGCTTTCAGTTTCAAAACAGTCCAAAACCGTGAGATACTCAGTTTACAGTCATATCAGACCGATAAGGTGTTAAATCTTTCAGCTTGTTTCTATTTTACGTGTTATAAGTATGTTGTTATATGCTATTGTTTTTGTAATcctatataaaaacatgttttgttatatatattttttttaaatgtgcatgagCTCTACAACAATAGCATGTTCATTGtttatatagatagatagatagatagatagatagatagatagatagatagaggaCTGACTGGCTCTCAGTGCTGCGAGCCACTTttattggaaaagagttggcaacactggtCTGGCTCTCTAGTTTACCAACCCAAGCTTTAATACTTGAGCTGGACCTGAAAATGGCAATAAAGTTTCACCCTTGTTTTGGAAAATACctcaaatataattaaaatatcttcacaatatactgtatatttacagtGTAGGAACAGTATAGGTTTCGGTATTCACACTTAGTCCAGTTTTTAAAAGAATTGACTCATTACAAACCGATACTGAAACGTTGGttgtcattttgatttgatgttactttgattacattttaaatgcctacctaaatatgtaaaaaattGCTGAGAGACATAATGAAAGATGATCTACTTGTCACTCTTCACCTTCAGTCTCAAACCGACTGAAGTGTTGAAGGGCAGGGTGGTTTGGGCTGTTCTGAAGTTTTGTGCAGGCCAGTGTCAACTTAGGGAGACTTTAAATATATGTCTCGCTATGAGCAGTCTTTAGTGACTTCacaggtatttatttatttattattattatttatttgtggttGACTCCCAGGAGCTCATTTTTCATGACACTTTATTGTAGATTTCTGTCCTTTGGtcaatttaaattgtttaatacCGTTATAGTAATCCGGTCTGTATGCCAACGCCaacatttttgtaatgtttataGATTGAAAAAAACGAGTCAGGTGATAGCAACCATGGAGCGGTCTGCTTCAGAGTCAGTTTGGACAAGGCGTGGGGAAACACTACCATCTACTGCCTGTGATTAGAATCCCACAACATGACCATGCATATCGTTGCCTTGTAACTAATCATTGATCGTATCAGTTATTGACAAGAGTTATTGTGAGAGCCTTCTTTTTCAGAGGGATACTTGCATATTAAAACAACATGTTGGTTGGATTGTGAAACTCTTACAGCCAACTGATACATTGATTGTGTTGTCCGCCCTTCAGGGTGAGGGATTTCCATACTAATGCTTTCCAGTATAGTACTGGCAGGTGGTGACATTATGTTGTCTCTGTTATGAATTAAACATAGAGCCtgtggaggtggagagagatttTAAACCAGAATATAAGTCTTATTGCAGCTTATCttcaatgtattatatttcCTGCCACCAACCAGAAACGGTAATTGTGACCTCGGATTTTTCTCTCTATGAATCCTCCCCATAAGACTGTTATTTAGTCTGACCTTTCTATTTggtcttctctctccctctcttctacAGGAACAAATCCATGTGCCTGTCTACCACCCAACACCCAGCCAAGCCCGACTGGCCACTCAGCtgactgaggaggagcaggttcGCATCGCACAGCGAATTGGACTCATCCAGCACCTCCCGAAGGGCGTGTATGACCCAGGACGGGATGGCTCTGAGAAGAAGATCAGAGAGTGAGTAGTTAGGGTGTTTAcagctctttttaaaatgaatgaacatgTAACTGTAACGTGCCCCCGTGAGTCTCCCCTCTGCAGAATTACGCCAGCACACATTGCGGTTCTCACTGGTTTTATTTAGTGTGAACTCTGCACGCTCGCCTCGTCCGAGCGCTTGTGGTCTTCACCCGACTGTCTGTGTCTGCGACTCTCTGTGGCGGTCTTGCAGACTGTGACTCCGGCTTCTCTCGCCCCTTAGTCTCTACAGCCGTTTATGTCTGGGAGAAACAAAATTAGTtacagctgaggccaattaggccccTTAGCAGCaagttccctgagccactcccccaatCTCTTCTGCAGCTGAACCCAACCACGCCCCCGCCACCACAGTAACCAATGACAAAGTGTCTGTATTCAAATaatctctcttttgttttattagtcAGAAAATGTAACCACAAAACCACCCATACATTTTAACAAGTTAAGTTGGCTGTTGTTACATGCAAATCAATTTATAATGTCATTATTGGTGTGCACGCACTGCTGTAATACAGAGATGGATGGTTATACATACtcaatattttgtaatattgtgGCATTTTAGATAAATGCACATTGCTGTAAAGCAGTACATGTTTGTAGTATATCAtctctaactttttttttgcatcatacatatttataatatgtTAAAACTTGCAAATGCTAACGGTTAAAAGCAATGGCGTTACTCTTTCCTATCAGGAAATGCCTATTGTGAGTTTAAACTCACTAAACTactttagtagtagtaagtGGCAAAACcatgctcttcttttttttttattgaatttcaaTTATTTTCTGCTGTCCGTGCAGTCCCTAACAAAATGTACCTGTGTTCACCTGCACAGGTGCGTCATCTGTATGATGGACTTTGTATACAGAGACCCCATCCGGTTCCTGCCCTGCATGCACATCTACCACATGGACTGTATAGACGACTGGCTGATGAGATCCTTCACCTGCCCCTCCTGCATGGAGCCTGTGGACGCCGCGCTGCTTTCCTCCTACGAGACcaactgacacacgcacacccacacacacacgcacacacatatatatatatatatatatacatatatacacacacactgtatatgcCCATATATAGGCACCTGTGAACCAGAATGGACATACAGAtacaatatgcacacacattgaCATGCACACAATATCCATCTTGCTAACTTGTACCCTGGATTAGTAAGGTGTTGCTATAAAACAGTGAACGGTGTAAAAGATTTAGGATGAATGCTtgcgtatgtatgtatgtatgtgtgtacagtatgtatgtatgtatgtatgtatgtatgtatgtgtgctgcACAAGTTCCTCCGTTGGCCTGCTGGACAGGATGGATTTAAGGAGGACTGAACAGAGTGTTGGTGTGTCGGACAAACCAGAAAGAGCTGGACCGAGCAGACCAAGTGACAGATGGGACAGTGGGGGATGTGATGATACCAGTGTAAAGGGGAGTCAAGGGGAAAGGATGATGGTGAACTGATAGGATTAAGAAATCCAAGATCCGCTTTTATATGCAGGAATACAAACTCGACTGTGCCCATAAACACACTTCCTTTATTTACTTCACATCATTGATATGAACAATACAGAAGGAAGGACGGCTGACCACCATCATCAGGCCGCCGATTGCGCTTGTTGGACTGCCGAGGCCTGATTAGTAAAACACCACACTGCAGGACAAGTGGAAAGAAACGTCCCGTCTGCCAGATGCTTCTTCACACAGATGCCTGTTGCAGAGTCATATCTGCTGCAAAAACTGCTACAGACGTGTGATTTCAAGGATGCTAGAGCTGGAACATCAGACTTGACTCTGCAAATATCAGATATATATTCTGCAGACACACCGCAGGCCTCCACTGGTCCACAGCGCCTAGGCCTGGAGTGGCCTGTCTGTATAGAGGAAAACAAGATCGGTCGGTGGATTGATCGATCGTCCCGTGGCTTTGTGAAATCTGTTACGTGTTTGTTTTGTCCGTCAGCATAAGGGCTTTGTCAAACTAGTGTTTACCAACAACGCGGATAAGGCAAAAGGAAAAACAGTCTGTGCTTTAGTCACTAATGTGGTGGACAGCTAGACTGTTGCTGCCAAGCTATCGACTCCTCGGGACTTTCTGGATCACAGTGGGCTCTCAGATTATTGGCCAAAGCACAAGTCGACCAGTTAACGAACCATTGATATTGTGACAAAAGTTGACCATATGCATTCAGTAATTATGTCAAAGTGAGGTATGTGATTTGTTTTACCAACATGCTCACTACCATTGCAATGATCTTTAATGAAAGCCCCTCTCTGTGAGTGGAAACACAATTTATAAATGGTGACATTAACCAAACTACTGAATTAATTAAGTCCCAAGTTTGGCGGCCCTGTTATTGTCCAAATAATGTATCTCCAGAGAGGAATCATAGactgaatttaaaaacaaagcagTTGGGGCTCATTTAAATGCGTTTGCATATGTTCTGTATTGCTTAATTGCGCATCCTGTCTTGTGGCAAATGTGTTCATAAAACCAGAAGTAAAGCAAACCTTCACAGGGGAAATGGTTCACGCTTGCACCATCAGGATGGTTTGTGTGTCGGTGAACATGACTGAAGACACCGATTTGCCGATTTACCTGACGTGGTCAGAATAAACCGTTGATACATTTGCTGACCATGTGTTCTCAGTTCAGAGTGGTGATATTTCTatccattttaatttttaaaaatgttcttctcAAGTTGAGGCCTCGATCTTAatgacccccctcccccgcctcattttaaaatgtcttatcGCCCAAGATACCCAGTTTACTGTTAAAGCACAAAGAGACAGTTATTCCTTCTCCCTGCTGACATTGGCACGCAGGTGAGTCGGCAAGACTTTGAAATATGCAGGAAAAGGTAAATAATTTGAGCTCCCTCTGCACAGCGGGCATGATACAGATCCAACACAGTTTGTGAACATGCCTTCAgtgatctgtgtttgtgtgtgtgcctacttgcgtgtttgtgtttgtattaggCTTGATGAccttttgtgtatgtgtgtgtgtttcagaaagATCGGGGGTGGAGGGGCAGTTAGCACCTTAGTTTATGCACAGTACTTTAATCTATGTAACTCTTCATATTGTCCTCCATCAGTAAGGTGGAGCGTCAAGGCCTTTGGTTAATCGTGAGTAAGGAATGGCATCAGCTGCTAAAGTGTGGAACAAGAAGGGTGACACAGCAACAATTTAGAAGGCTGTTCCCGAGCTGTCATACGTGCACGTCAAGGAGATGTTCTACATtgtcacaaaacaaatgaatacacTGTCAAATCCAAACACCACAGTACTGTGTTCCCACTTCTTTCGTCTGCAGTATAGCAGATGACAGTTTGGAAACAAAAGCCTTTTTTAAGAGtatgcaatttctttttttcttttttttttttaaataggagaAATCTGGACCTTAAACATGGCTGGCTGGGACTGGCAATGCTCCATGCATTCTGGAGGTAAACAAAACCATGTCATCATATTTGCCAtagttcctttttaaaaatgattcaatacattaaaaaaaaattaatttcaaaAACCATCAATGATTTGTGTAAAGACTATAGCACGCCACATGGATATGCATTATTGTGGAGCTGCTTCATTTCGGTATCTGTCATCTGcttaaaaaaaggaagcagcAGCCCAAAATGTTTCTTAGTCGCGAGCCAGCGAGCGCTTTTGTTCTGACTTTGATTCTCGGgacagatttgtttgttttgaaaatgtccacACTTGCCGTTTTTGGGTGGAATTGTTCTGCTTTTGAGTACAGGATGGAACATGGAGATTTGCTCGTATGTGAGTGGGgtgttgtatgtttgtgtgtggatgctTGTTAGACCTTTTCTTGTTTGTAAGCATAAATATGCATATGCTATGTACTACAGGCAAATAATAAATAGACATTGCAACAGAACATAACTGCCACTGGGTGTGGTTTATTTCCTCTGCACAGAAAGGGAAGCATgccgtttcctttttttaaatttcacatATGGACATGACTTGATTGAACTTCTGGACTCTAAATAACAAATAAGTACCTAATGTGTCTCTTACTTTAGTAAATCTGCTCACAATATACATATTCATTTACTTTTTGGATATTGTAATAAACATGTCACCATAATGACAACTTCAGGCGACCCATCTTTAATATTGTTATCCGGAATAAAAGTATGACGTGaattaaacataatttattGAATGGATTTAGTTTTAAGCATGCCACCATATTTTATTACATATACATAATTATCTTATTTACAGAagttaaaaaaaggttgaatcCTTCTAACAATGCTACTGGTCTCATCCACATTGCTCCCTTTTCATTATCATTTTAAGccctggatttttttttttttttaaatgccagtttgttaaatataatgtttaaacAACAAAACCTATCAATCTGCCAGAATATCAGAGACTCATCCATTCTCACAATCTTCAATATTAGTTGAATTAATCCACTGACAGTGTCATAGGACTCATGGGAAGGTTTTATCTTCATCCTCTTCGTCCTTTTAGTCTGTgtgagaggaaagaaaatccgtgagtttatatataatttatccTTACGCACACACATGCTAAGTGgcattaatacaataataaatcaTAACACAGGCATACAATATGAGCAATAACGTGACAGTTCGTATTTGCCACGGTACACCGATCGATGcacttaaagaaaacaatagaGCTGATTCTGTCTCTCAGAAGGGTGAATATAAAGAGTCCTTTATCGGAGGCACAGGTTCGACTCTTCAGACGGACTCGCTCTCCTCAGGTCTTGTCCTCGCGCTCTCGGACCAATCCGGATCGAGCCTCATAGCCCGCTCACGTGAGTCACACGAGGACGTTTGAATTGTTTTAAAGGACACTTTTCTAAAGTCCCCCGGTGTGAGACAAACGGGCTGAAGCTCCTGTCAAATTATAACTTGGCATTACTCgacgttttatttttcattcgaGATCAAAATCATCCCAATCACAACTAAAATGTCGAGGCCTTTGTAGACATATCGAGTACAACTGCATGTCTTTTGTTTCACAGTTCGTTTACAATAGGgtgaggcaggcaggcagaaagatgcgtgtacacacacacgcacaggctcacacacacgctcaccaGCCACTCGGAGAGGGGAAAGGGCTGTAAAAGACTCCACGCTAAAAGAAATGTGATCACTTATCATCGCTAATATTTGATCTGTCTGTTTTTGAAAGGACGAGCACACACTGGGGatagcagacagacagtcaacagTGAGGGAGGCCTCCAGCTGGGCAATGTAGCTGTATAATGAAATGGATTTAGCTGATCTAAACCTACTTTTATTAGATTTAAACAGGCCAGTGCACATTTTCTCCCCCATTGagctttattcttttttttggttcttTTTTTGGAGAGAATTACAACTTTAATTTCGATGGAAAATATTCAGGTGGCTGTATggaactttttttaaatcaagttgCCACTTAGGAGCACACGGATGCACTTGTAACTTGTATACGCGTCTTTTAAagctgtgtgtttgcatgttcgTTGCATATACGCTTTAAAACTCTTGATTATTCTCATATCtcgtattgtattgtattttatatattgttgttgtatttgtgtttgttatggactgatgagtctgaaataaaagaaatatatatcatatcatcACAACTTTAACAGCGATGAAAACGACTGATGCTTTAACGGTCGATTTAACACAATTCAACATTTATCAAATAAAAgaccaaataaatgtattctcaaatgaagaaaagaaaaaaacaacaacattgtaatACCAATTATAATAAATAGGCCTGACATGGAAACTCAAGGTCGCTCAGCCCACAAACAGACATGAGGAGGAAAGTTCTACGCAGCTCAATGCAGGatcggtacacacacacacacacacacacacacacacacacacacacacgataaacGGGTAAGTCCCCACGAAGCATCATCAAGAAAACTTTCACTTTCGATTCCGGTGATAACTGTTTTGAGTCGAGGCTTCAGCCTTTGTGCAGCAGCTTCTGCTTTTTGGCCCCTCAGGCCTCGTGGTGCGGGCTGAAGCCACGTAGGAAGTCATATTTGTCCGTATTTTGAAACGTGTGGAATCAGATCTATAACCTTTTATTAAACAAGCACCAACACATTCAAACGGGAGGTTGCTAAATGATTCATTGTTGTAACGATACACTTTCATCATGAACATAAATGGGGCTGTCAAACGTAACGTGTCATGATATTAGAGAATTCAAAGACTGAAAAGATGGTGGCCTACAGGGCGTGAAAAGATCATCATTAAGGtcactttaaaacaaaaaaacgttgttCATATTAAACTATGTAATTAAATATTCAAGTTGGCTGTAGATACGattgtaaacaataaacatacaaGGTTGTAATACACCTGTTCACTACCTTTATTCCAACTATTAACGGAGTTATGTAGGATTTTTTTATATTAGTGAATAT from Cyclopterus lumpus isolate fCycLum1 chromosome 4, fCycLum1.pri, whole genome shotgun sequence includes the following:
- the rnf11b gene encoding RING finger protein 11b — its product is MGNCLKSPTSDDISLLHESQSDRASYGDGDPDQEPPPPYQEQIHVPVYHPTPSQARLATQLTEEEQVRIAQRIGLIQHLPKGVYDPGRDGSEKKIRECVICMMDFVYRDPIRFLPCMHIYHMDCIDDWLMRSFTCPSCMEPVDAALLSSYETN